In a genomic window of Arvicanthis niloticus isolate mArvNil1 chromosome 8, mArvNil1.pat.X, whole genome shotgun sequence:
- the LOC117714078 gene encoding prolactin-8A6-like isoform X2 — MEMLLSLPTFCKLLVLVVSNLLLCEKAASIPACMAEEGGCWNPLVETFNSAIQKAESLHNFADQLYVELHYSKFSSGHFASLNSQLIRRDETVVRAGTYCHSSVAKTPNRGTEHITIEIAPYLKTLINFVGSWISPLFHLVIELSAMKDVPETILSKVKEIELKNREILDDLRWILTKVSPIEEMEEKFPSWEHLSFLKSSNKNNKFLAMFNLSYCLDYDTKYLLLQLKMLKCLITGKDC, encoded by the exons ATGGAGATGTTATTGAGTCTACCTACCTTCTGTAA ACTCCTGGTGCTGGTGGTCTCAAACTTGTTGCTGTGTGAAAAAGCTGCATCAATTCCTGCATGTATGGCAGAAGAGGGTGGCTGCTGGAACCCTCTTGTGGAAACATTTAACAGTGCCATCCAGAAAGCTGAAAGTCTCCACAATTTTGCTGACCAATTATATGTAGAGCTT CACTACAGCAAATTCTCATCTGGACATTTTGCATCTCTT aaTTCACAACTGATTAGGCGTGACGAAACTGTTGTGAGAGCTGGAACTTACTGCCATTCAAGTGTCGCAAAAACCCCAAATAGGGGAACTGAACACATAACTATTGAA ATAGCACCATATTTAAAAACTTTGATCAATTTTGTGGGTTCCTGGATCAGCCCTCTCTTCCATCTAGTGATTGAACTGAGTGCCATGAAAGATGTCCCTGAAACTATACTCTCAAAAGTCAAGGAGATTGAATTGAAGAACAGAGAAATCCTGGATGACCTTAGGTGGATTCTCACCAAG gtCTCTCCTatagaagagatggaggaaaaaTTTCCTAGCTGGGAACATCTTTCATTCTTAAaatcaagtaacaaaaataataaatttttggCAATGTTTAACCTTTCCTACTGCCTAGATTATGATACAAAGTACCTTCTACTTCAGCTTAAAATGTTGAAGTGTCTCATAACTGGGAAAGATTGCTAA
- the LOC117714078 gene encoding prolactin-8A6-like isoform X3: protein MEMLLSLPTFSGTLLVLVVSNLLLCEKAASIPACMAEEGGCWNPLVETFNSAIQKAESLHNFADQLYVELHYSKFSSGHFASLIAPYLKTLINFVGSWISPLFHLVIELSAMKDVPETILSKVKEIELKNREILDDLRWILTKVSPIEEMEEKFPSWEHLSFLKSSNKNNKFLAMFNLSYCLDYDTKYLLLQLKMLKCLITGKDC from the exons ATGGAGATGTTATTGAGTCTACCTACCTTCT CTGGGACACTCCTGGTGCTGGTGGTCTCAAACTTGTTGCTGTGTGAAAAAGCTGCATCAATTCCTGCATGTATGGCAGAAGAGGGTGGCTGCTGGAACCCTCTTGTGGAAACATTTAACAGTGCCATCCAGAAAGCTGAAAGTCTCCACAATTTTGCTGACCAATTATATGTAGAGCTT CACTACAGCAAATTCTCATCTGGACATTTTGCATCTCTT ATAGCACCATATTTAAAAACTTTGATCAATTTTGTGGGTTCCTGGATCAGCCCTCTCTTCCATCTAGTGATTGAACTGAGTGCCATGAAAGATGTCCCTGAAACTATACTCTCAAAAGTCAAGGAGATTGAATTGAAGAACAGAGAAATCCTGGATGACCTTAGGTGGATTCTCACCAAG gtCTCTCCTatagaagagatggaggaaaaaTTTCCTAGCTGGGAACATCTTTCATTCTTAAaatcaagtaacaaaaataataaatttttggCAATGTTTAACCTTTCCTACTGCCTAGATTATGATACAAAGTACCTTCTACTTCAGCTTAAAATGTTGAAGTGTCTCATAACTGGGAAAGATTGCTAA
- the LOC117714078 gene encoding prolactin-8A6-like isoform X1 codes for MEMLLSLPTFSGTLLVLVVSNLLLCEKAASIPACMAEEGGCWNPLVETFNSAIQKAESLHNFADQLYVELHYSKFSSGHFASLNSQLIRRDETVVRAGTYCHSSVAKTPNRGTEHITIEIAPYLKTLINFVGSWISPLFHLVIELSAMKDVPETILSKVKEIELKNREILDDLRWILTKVSPIEEMEEKFPSWEHLSFLKSSNKNNKFLAMFNLSYCLDYDTKYLLLQLKMLKCLITGKDC; via the exons ATGGAGATGTTATTGAGTCTACCTACCTTCT CTGGGACACTCCTGGTGCTGGTGGTCTCAAACTTGTTGCTGTGTGAAAAAGCTGCATCAATTCCTGCATGTATGGCAGAAGAGGGTGGCTGCTGGAACCCTCTTGTGGAAACATTTAACAGTGCCATCCAGAAAGCTGAAAGTCTCCACAATTTTGCTGACCAATTATATGTAGAGCTT CACTACAGCAAATTCTCATCTGGACATTTTGCATCTCTT aaTTCACAACTGATTAGGCGTGACGAAACTGTTGTGAGAGCTGGAACTTACTGCCATTCAAGTGTCGCAAAAACCCCAAATAGGGGAACTGAACACATAACTATTGAA ATAGCACCATATTTAAAAACTTTGATCAATTTTGTGGGTTCCTGGATCAGCCCTCTCTTCCATCTAGTGATTGAACTGAGTGCCATGAAAGATGTCCCTGAAACTATACTCTCAAAAGTCAAGGAGATTGAATTGAAGAACAGAGAAATCCTGGATGACCTTAGGTGGATTCTCACCAAG gtCTCTCCTatagaagagatggaggaaaaaTTTCCTAGCTGGGAACATCTTTCATTCTTAAaatcaagtaacaaaaataataaatttttggCAATGTTTAACCTTTCCTACTGCCTAGATTATGATACAAAGTACCTTCTACTTCAGCTTAAAATGTTGAAGTGTCTCATAACTGGGAAAGATTGCTAA